In Dama dama isolate Ldn47 chromosome 9, ASM3311817v1, whole genome shotgun sequence, the following proteins share a genomic window:
- the LOC133061420 gene encoding mitochondrial ornithine transporter 2: protein MKSSPAIQAAIDLTAGALGGTACVLTGQPFDTMKVKMQTFPGLYRGLTDCALKTYSQVGLRGFYKGTGPALMAYVAENSVLFMCYGFCQQFVRKVAGLDKQAKLNDLQTAAAGSIASAFAALALCPTELVKCRLQTMHELEASGRIAKSHDTVWSIVKSILRKDGPWGFYHGLTSTLFQVVPGYFFFFGGYELSRSFFASGGSKDELGPVPLMLSGGIAGICLWFVIYPVDCIKSRIQVLSMFGKQTGFIRTLLSVVRTEGIAALYSGLKATLIRAFPANAALFLAYEYSRKMMMSQFEAY, encoded by the coding sequence ATGAAGTCCAGTCCTGCTATCCAGGCTGCCATCGACCTCACCGCGGGGGCCCTGGGGGGCACAGCGTGCGTCCTGACTGGTCAGCCCTTCGACACTATGAAGGTGAAGATGCAGACATTCCCCGGCCTGTACAGGGGCCTCACCGACTGTGCCCTGAAGACCTACTCCCAGGTGGGCTTGCGGGGCTTCTACAAGGGGACCGGCCCCGCGCTGATGGCCTACGTCGCCGAGAACTCGGTCCTCTTCATGTGCTACGGCTTCTGCCAACAGTTCGTTAGGAAAGTGGCTGGACTGGACAAGCAGGCGAAGCTGAATGATCTGCAGACTGCGGCCGCGGGTTCCATCGCCTCAGCGTTTGCCGCGCTGGCCCTGTGCCCCACGGAGCTCGTGAAGTGCCGACTGCAGACCATGCACGAACTGGAGGCGTCAGGGAGGATAGCAAAAAGCCATGATACAGTTTGGTCCATAGTGAAGAGTATCCTTAGAAAGGATGGCCCCTGGGGCTTCTACCACGGACTCACGAGTACTCTGTTTCAAGTAGTACCAGGCTATTTCTTCTTCTTCGGTGGCTATGAACTGAGTCGATCGTTTTTCGCCTCGGGGGGGTCAAAAGATGAACTAGGCCCTGTCCCCTTGATGTTAAGTGGTGGAATTGCTGGCATTTGCCTTTGGTTTGTCATATACCCCGTGGATTGTATTAAATCCAGAATTCAGGTTCTTTCCATGTTTGGAAAACAGACAGGATTCATCAGAACTCTTTTAAGTGTTGTGAGAACCGAAGGAATAGCAGCTTTATATTCTGGTCTGAAAGCTACTCTGATTCGAGCgtttcctgccaatgcagcactATTTTTGGCTTATGAATACAGCAGGAAAATGATGATGAGCCAGTTTGAAGCATACTGA
- the TAF7 gene encoding transcription initiation factor TFIID subunit 7 → MSKSKDDAPHELESQFILRLPPEYASTVRRAVQSGHVNLKDRLSIELHPDGRHGIVRVDRVPLAAKLVDLPCVMESLKTIDKKTFYKTADVCQMLVSTVDGDLYPPVEEPVAATDPKASKKKDKDKEKKFVWNHGITLPLKNVRKRRFRKTAKKKYIESPDVEKEVKRLLSTDAEAVSTRWEIIAEDETKETENQGLDISSPGMSGHRQGHDSLEHDELREIFNDLSSSSEDEDETQHQDEEDINIIDTEEDLERQLQDKLNESDEQHQENEGTNQLVMGIQKQIDNMKGKLQETQDRAKRQEDLIMKVENLALKNRFQAVLDELKQKEDREKEQLSSLQEELESLLEK, encoded by the coding sequence atgagtaagagCAAAGATGATGCTCCTCATGAACTAGAGAGTCAGTTTATCTTACGCCTACCCCCGGAGTATGCCTCTACTGTGAGGCGGGCAGTACAGTCTGGCCATGTCAACTTGAAGGACAGACTGTCAATTGAGTTACACCCTGATGGGCGTCATGGAATTGTCAGAGTGGACCGAGTCCCTTTGGCCGCAAAATTGGTAGACCTGCCATGTGTTATGGAGAGTTTGAAAACCATTGATAAAAAAACCTTTTACAAGACAGCTGATGTCTGTCAGATGCTTGTCTCTACAGTTGACGGTGATCTCTATCCTCCAGTGGAGGAACCAGTTGCTGCTACTGATCCCAAAGCAAGCAAAAAGAAGGATaaggacaaagagaaaaaatttgtatggaaccatgGAATTACTCTGCCTCTGAAAAATGTGAGAAAGAGAAGATTCCGTAAGacagcaaagaagaaatatattgaGTCTCCAGATgtggaaaaagaagtaaagcgGTTGCTGagcacagatgctgaagctgtCAGTACCCGCTGGGAAATAATTGCTGAAGATgagacaaaagaaacagaaaatcaaggCCTTGATATCTCTTCCCCAGGAATGTCTGGCCACAGGCAGGGCCATGACTCCTTAGAACATGATGAGCTTCGGGAGATATTCAATGacctcagcagcagcagtgaagatGAAGATGAGACACAGCATCAAGATGAAGAAGATATAAACATCATAGACACTGAAGAAGATCTGGAAAGGCAGCTACAGGACAAACTAAATGAATCGGATGAACAGCACCAAGAAAACGAGGGAACCAATCAGCTGGTTATGGGAATTCAGAAACAGATTGATAACATGAaaggcaagctccaggagacccAGGACAGAGCAAAGCGACAGGAGGATCTCATCATGAAAGTGGAAAACCTGGCTCTCAAGAACAGATTTCAGGCTGTACTGGATGAACTGAAACAAAAGGAAGACCGGGAAAAGGAGCAGCTCAGCTCTTTGCAAGAAGAGCTAGAATCACTCCTAGAGAAGTGA